TCACTGGAGAAGGGAGAGAGCATCTTGGGTGTGCAATTCCAAGAACAGCGAGGGCAGAGGTTAGAGATGGCTGAGAGCCCCTAACCTGAGGAGGCACCACAATAGGCAGCAAAAACTGTGTGGAAAGCTAGATGAACTGGTCAGTAGCGGAAAATGGGAGGGGGCACTGGGTTGGCCTCTTGGGGAGGGGTCCAACCTTGGCTTGGATGAGCTCATGAGAATACCCGGTGTTCCCAAGCAGAGCGGGGCAGAGCCCAAAGCCCCTTTCTCTGCAGGCCTCCTTAAGGAGAAAAAGGCACTCAGAGAAAAAGGCATCCAGGGAGCCCCCTGGAAAGGGGTGCCAGAATTAGTCCTTAAGGCACAGCTGGGGCGGACAAGGCACCAAGGCACAACtggtgggggagggcaggggcagCCTCCAAGCCGAGTGCCAGGGTCACAAGAGGACGCAGGACCGTCCCCGCTTGATCGGAGTGGGGTTGAGCACAGCCCGGACAGCCTCGGCGAACACTTCCTTGACACCATCCTGTTGCAGGGCTGAGCATTCGAGGTAGCGCACAGCGTGGATCTGCTTGGCCAGTGCCTGGCCCTGCTGCGGTGTGATGGGCGCCTGGCCCTGCTCCTTGAGGCGCCGTAGAGTGTCAGGCTGGGCTCTCAGGTCCTTCTTGGTGCCCACCAGCAGGATGGGCACATCAGGGCAGTGGTGGCACACCTCTGGATGCCACTTGTGTCGCACGTTCTCATAGGAAGGCGGACTGGCAATGGAGAAACAGATGACAAAGACGTTGGTCTGAGGGTAGGAGAGTGTACGGAGGCGGTCATACTCCTCCTGGCCCGCAGTGTCCCACAGGTTCAGGTTCACTGTGCGCCCGTCAACTGCGCTCTGCGCGCTGTAATTGTCGAACACGGTGGGGATGTACTCTTTGGGGAAAGCGTTAGTTGTGTAGCAGATGAGCAGGCACGTCTTGCCCACAGCCCCATCACCCACCACCACGCACTTGATGCTCTGCATCGTGGGTGCAGTTGCTGTAGTGGAGGCAGTGCCTCCTCTCTCTTCTGGACCTCTctggctgcagtgacctgtggaCGGATGAAAGGGGACATTCTTGGTTAGGGAGGCCTCTGCCTACTGGGAAGAAAAGATAAGGGCACACAAAGGGAAACCAGCTCCTGTTCCCTTAACCTGACAATATCCCAAAGTCCCATCAAGACAGTCATCAGAAAGATACACAACGAAAGGCCCTGAGACCGAGCAAAGATGCAGTATAATGTGGTAGAAAGCACATAAGCTCTGGCGCCAGATAAACTAAGGTCAAATCTTGGTTTTGCATTTCCTAGCTGTGTAACCCTGAACAAACTgcttaacctctctatgcctaAGTTTTCTTAccagtaaaatgaggataaaataatatctacctcattgAGTCATTATAAGgattatataatacatgtaaagcatttaaaacaGTGCCTCATCCATAAgtattagcttttctttttttttttttttagacggagtctcgctctgtcacccaggctggagtacagtggtgcgatgtctgctcactgcaacctccgccacctgggttcacgccattctgcctcagcctctcgagtagctgggactacaggcgcccaccaccacacccagctaattttttgtatttttagtagagacggggttttaccgagttagccaggatggtcttgatctcctgaccttatgatccgcccgccttggtctcccaaagtgctgggattacaggtgtgagccaccacgcctggccagtattAGCTATTTTCCAGGCTATACAGACACAAAAGGAGAGTGCACAAATTTAGGGATCCACTAGATCCTCTACTAAATATGGACACTTTCCACCAGGAGACTGGAAAGGGTCCTGGCACAGGACAGCTGTTCCAGGTCACTCTGTGATGCAGCCATAGGTAGAACCTCTCTCAACTCAGGGCCCACCCTGCCCTCTCCAAACCTAGTATCTTGGCTACTGAGTACAAACCAAAAGGCACAGTAAGAAACCTGCTGAGTAAGGGGCTCAATTCTTCAGAGAGCTGCCCTATCCCAATCCAGGGTATTGTGGCAAGGgggaaatctgtttttttttttttttttttttttttttgagatggagtttcactctgtcacccaggctggagtgcagtggcgcgatctcagctcactgcaaccttcacctcccaggttcaagtgtctcctgcctcagcctcccgagtggccgggactacaggcacacgccactgcatccggctaatttttatatttttagtagaaatggagtttcgccatgttagccatgctggtctcaagctcctgacttcaggtgatccacctgcctcgggatcccaaaatggtgggattacaggcgtgagccaccacacctggccaccccATCATTCTTATAAGTACTGAAAACCCTATCTGGCCGTGCACACTCTGGTTGCCAATTCAGTACAGCAAATTCAATGCAAGGGATTACTGGAGATTCAGTTGAACCTGGGATTTGGACTAGGGTCTGGGTATGTTATGATGAATGAGGTAGAGGCTGGGGCTCCCAGACGTTAGTATCTTCTCTCAAGGTCCTTGGTGGGGTggagcaaatcttttttttttttggagatggagtctcgctctgttgcctaggctggagtgcagtggcacaatcttggctcactgcaacctctgcctccggggttcaagtgattctcctgcctcaccttcctgagtagctgggattataggcacctgccaccacgcctggctaatttttgtatttttagcagagatggggtttcaccatgttggtcaggttggtcttgaactcctgaccttgtgatccgcccgccttggcctcctaaagtgctgggattacaggcatgagctaccatgcccggcctggagcAAATCTTTCAAGCCCAACTAGGAAGGATGAAGTCAAGAGTAAGACAAAAACTTGACTTTCCCCTCAATCTTCTGTCCATTTCCTGAGACCCTGGCATGTGCCTCTGAAAGATTTTAGAGCCTTCCAGACTCTTGGGTAGAAAATACCATCATTAAGAACATAGATGCTAGATTAAGACTGGCAGGGATTCTAATCACAGTTCCACCAACTAGTTATATGTGATCTTGGCAATATATTTGTTCcccaagcctcaattttctcatctgtaaaatggggataatcttGCCTATTGCACTACAATTGCTCAGAATatgaaatgaggccaggcacagtgtaatcctagcactttgggagaacgaggcaggtagatcaattgagcccaggagtttgagactagcctgggcaacatcgcaaAACCgtgactctacaaaaaatgaaaaaattatcagggtgtggtggtacacgcctgttgtcccagctacttgggaggctgaggtgggagcatcacttgattGCAGGGTGGTCAAGCCTGCAGTGGGCtatgttcataccactgcactccagcctgtgcgacagagcaagaccctgtctcaaaaagaaaaaaaaaaaaagtaagagttaATAACGTATAGAAGGTGTCCAGCATGAGGTATGGCACATAGCAAGTGCCCAATAAATGGGTAAGTATGAGGAGTCCCGGCTCCAGCCAACATCTGGTCACCTCTGCAGGTCATAGGGCCTTGGGGTGAGGAACTGCTTTTCTGAGTTCTGAAGCAAAGCTTCCAGAAACCCTGCGATTATTTACACTGCTATGGCAAGGGTCCTTCTCTCATCAGCTACTTTTTGGCCATGGGGGACTCTTGGTCGTCAATATGTGACTTCCTTTCCCTGACTGTCTCCCACAACCAGGGCCTGCTCCCTGAGAGGGGGCAGCCCTGTTTTAAACACAACCAAATCCCTGAGTATTCCTTATCCCTGGCTCCACCCAAGCACCATCACCACTAGCCCATTTTCTCCATTTCACTTGCTATACTGCAAGGCTGCACCCTGGTCTGGGAACCCCTTACCCCTGCAGCCTGAGCTCTCACCACTGGTTCAGAAGcttcaaaaatcaatgacaaGTGGAGAAGAAAATCCCCACTGGGAAGTGGAAAAGAAACTTTCGTGGTATGGGGGATGCAAAGGACCCAGGGCTTGGTCCCAGCTCCCTCCCAGGGTACAGTTTCCCTTGGAATCAGCTGGGAAAGAAATGATTTCACTTTATGAAGTTGTGTCTCTGgttcatattaaaaaatatttccatccTATTTGCATgaatgagtgagtgtgtgtgtgtgcgtgtgcacatgtatgtgcatgtaacCTCAGGACATTCAGCTAGAGACTCTCAGAGTGTGGGTCAGGGAAGGGCATAAGGACCCTCTAGGTCAGTGGAGAGTCGAATAGAGACTTCAGACTGGAAGTTGAGAGACCTAAGTTCTAACCCCAGTTGTGCTGACTCACTACAACCAAGCTTGAGGCATTTACGcttgctgggcctcagttttcctatccAGGAATTGGAGATTACAATGGTTGTTACAAGAGCACTAGGTAGATGAACTAAGACTTTAAAGCTCCTTGGAGGCAGGTGGCATTACATGTGCCCAATGGATTATGTGGGAAGCCCTCACATTCAAAGCAGAACTCCTGGGCCTGCAATCTTCAGTTCCACACAGAGCAGGGGAGTGGGTGTTGACAGTCTGACTGAAAAGCCCAGCGCTGGGCTGGCCCAGGCAGGAAGACAAGGAGGGAACTCTGGCTGGCTGTCACAAGGCCCAAGAAACTCGAAGTACAGCTCTCTAAGGAGGTGGTTATCAACTAGCAATCAGTAAATTAGCTCTcaaaggagaggggaaaggacaGGGTAGCTTCTGGGCTGGGAAGGGAACAGGGACTGACACTGGAAAAGGAGGATGAGTATGGTACTGTCCAGAAACAAGCAGAGCAAAGGCAGTGTGGAATAGGGCCAAGAGTACTGGATACCTGACTCTGATGTCTTGAGTTTATCTGCTGACCTTGacccttgatttaaaaaaaaaaaaaccccatatgGTATAAGCCTTTATAGATTGCATGTTATTATGTCATTTGACCTTTATAACAACCTGTCAGtactattcctattttacagatgaggaaacaaattcAGAGCAGTAAAAGTAACTCTacatcacacagctagttagtatGGCAGCCAGAACACAAACCCAGTTTTGTGACCCAAAGCCCTGTGTTTTCCACGGTGCATCTTACAGTCTTCAAGTTACCCCTTACCagctaactgtgtgaccttgatcaGGTAAGTTACTGCCCTTCTTGGAGCCTCCGTTTCTTCATCTATACAGTAGAAGTAATAATAGTAGCCCTCCCAGCCTCACGGGCAGCATCAAGGAACCTGACCATGGGAATGAATACGCTTTGTAAACTGAAGTGTTGTGCACACAGGAGGTGACAGGAGCAAAGCATTTCATCCCAGAAGGGAGGAAGCACTGAGTATGCCTGTGTCTGTGGTGGGGGATCAGCCCAGTCCTCCCTACTCAGGTCTAGTTCAGACCTTTATCCTCTCTCCCAAAACAACTCTACTTTCTGAAATCCTTTGGCCTGAACTGGGTTGAATTAAGTTCCCATAGCCCATTTCAGGAGGGCATATGCTAAAAGGTAGAGTCTAAACTGCGCCAAATAGGAAGAAGGGATGTCAGCGCTGCAGGTGGCCAAACCAGGAGTGTGACCTACCTGGAGCGGGGTTCAACGATGACTTATTCACTAAGtggctttttcaaaaaaaatcattaagcCTAGCTCAGtggtgcacctgcagtcccagctactagggaggctgagcccaggagtgaaGGGTTGTAGTGTGCTACACTAGTCAAGGTTATTGTCCTTGtgagtagccactgcactccagcctgagcaacgcagcaagaccccatgtctcaaaaaaaaaaaaaagttatttagtaAATCAGTGGTTGCCgatctgttttgatttgttttttcttttggagacaaaagcctgttgcccaggctggaatacagtggtgccatcacagttcactttagtctcaacctcccaggctcaaggcatcctacctcagcctcctgagtagctgggactacaggcaggcaccaccacacctggctaatttttgtattttttatttattttttgtttgtttgtagagacagggtcttgctatgttgcccaggctggtcttgaactcctgatctcaagtgatcctcctgactaggcctcccaaagtgctgggattacaggtgtgggtcaccacgcctggccagatctGTATGTTATTAGACAAATTACAATGACTTATTCTGGCTTTTTAGTCCCAATTCAGATCATGCCTGGTCCCTCATATTGTCATTTAGAGTTCTTCACAATTTGGTAAGGGGTATTAGAGTTATAtagacttgggtttgaatcctagttcTGCCTCTTACCAGTTCTGTGACCCTGAGCTTATGATGATTTGCCTCTCTAAGCTTCAATCTCCTTATCTTTCAAATGCAGCAGCAACGTATGGTACCTACCACATAGCAGTGTTACAAGGACTAAGTGCATTAATGTATAATATGTACACAATCTAGGTACTTTGCAAGTGTGAGTTCCCAGTTCCCTGTTCCAGAGGGATTTTCAATGTCCTCTGCAAACAAGTCAGGATCATTCTTGCCTCTGAACTTTTACTCTTGTTTTTCCCTCCGCTACtattccctctcccttctctaaTCTTCCTTATTCCTTAAAGCCTAACTTAAGTTTCATAGTTCCATAAGGTTACTGAATTCTTCTTTGGCTATCCGTTGCATGgccacctgtcacccaggctggagtgcagtgtcgcgatctcagctcactgcaacctccacctcccaggttcaagcgattctcctgcctcagcctcctgagtaactgggattacatgcacgtgccatcatgcccagctaatttttgtatttttagtagagacagggtttcatcatgttggccaggctggtcttgaacacctggcctcaagtgatccacctgccttggcctctgaaagtgctgggattacaggagtgagccaccacacccatggCCTCCCTTTTAATCCTGCTTTGGCTCTGTGTGATTCTCCTTTTCCAACAGTCATACGTAAGTTTCCCAGCTGTGGATGCCCTTCAGTCTGAAGTCTTGGCTTCTCTGGACTAAAtgacaaaaaaaaccctctaagTATAGGGCTAGGCACACAGGACTGTACAACCATTGCCTTTTGATCTGCTTGTGCCAGCACTCATTACTGAGATATGGAGACACCTCTCTGAAGCCCAGTATCGGACATTCCCTGCCCACCCCACAACAGACAAGACTGCAATGCTGAATCTTATCGGACAGCAATGACAGGCAAAAGCTATGCCTGAAATAGGCAAAAACCTCTCTTCCCAGTACCAGCTTGACCTGGCTCTGGCAGGAAGTATAGCCCATGGGGGTCTAACCCTGTCTGAGTGTGGTCCCTGGAGCCCGGCTTGGGGTGTGGCCCAGGCAGGCCCAGAatgggggagggaaaggaagtagCTTGATTGCCAGATCTCTGTGGCTGTTACAGCAGGGGAAGTGTCCCAactgggagtgggggaggggaggaacgGGCTCTTAAGAGATAGGCGAGTATGGAGGTGATGGGAACTTACCTCAGCCTTCTATAACCTGCCTCCCTAACATGGGGCTCCCTTTCTGCAGCCCTCCCTGAACCTCATTATAACTACAATCCATCTCTGGCCATTCCAATCCTGATCCTCTACAAAGGGGCCTCCATATTCTCTTCCCTAAAATACATCAAGTAGTAATATGGAACCATGCACCATTGCCGCCTCTTCGAGGAAAGCGTAAATTATCCAAGTCAGAAGTGACTTATCCTATCCAAAGTCTGGCTGTCTCTCTCACAGGCATGGAGAGGCTGATGTGAATCTTATCTCTTGTTATTAGACTGGGAGTGTCTAGAGGGCAAGGTCCTGGTTGACTGGACCTTGCTGAGCACCCTAAGCTGAGCACAGCATGTAGTAGCTGTCAGTAAATAACTGAATGAACTCGATGCAATCATGTCTTTGCATGTGGGAGTTCCTCTTCCTGGAATGCAACTCACCCCCCTTCAGATCCTTCCTGTCCTTCAGGCCCAGTACTGTTCCCCAGCTTCTCCAGGACATCACAGCAACCCCCTCTCCTGCCTTACCTTTCCCAGCACTGACTGTACTCTTCATCGTGCTGAACTAACTGGATGCTTCAGGGGGAGGGTAGTCTGACCTTCTGTTTATTTCCAGAAACCCAGGGAAGGGCTGAGCAAAAGCTGTAGAATGACATACCCCTTCTCCCCCATCAATCCACAGACTCTGATGCTGGGAACAAGGAAGAACCTCTATGACCAGAAGACACAAGACAAAAGTAACCAACTTCTTTCTCACTCACCCTGAAGAGCTCCAAGTTGGGATAATAAACACATAAGCTATACTGTCTTGTCTTCAACTGGAAgggtgagaggtgaagctggcagATCTAGCTCAGAGATGATGAGAAAGATGGGAAGGAAGAGTGGTCCTGACAGGCTACAGACTGGGAATATCTGAGGACCCTTGGTCAAAGACAAGGCAAGGGGCAGGGGCACTGTTGGAAAGACTTCTGAAGCTCTACAagttagttagtttgtttgttttgaagggAGGAATAGAGGAGAGGTGATATAAAGAGGCTCAAAGGGGCTGCAGCTGGCTGCagctgggctgggaggaggaagCTGGGGGGACATGAGGTCAGTGTGGGGCTGGGACCAGGCCAAGGGCTGagtctctttcttccctttctccccatCAGCAGGGAAGAACCCAAGAGAGCCCAGTTcctagccttaaaaaaaaaaaaaaaaaaattcccctgggtgctgtggctcacgcctgtaatcccagtactttgggagtcaaggcaggcagatcacttgagatcaggagttcgaaaccagcctgcccaacatggtggaaccccatctctactaaaaatacaaaaattagccgggtgtggtggtgggtgactgtaatcccagctactcggaaggctgagggagaatcacttgaacccaggaggcagaggttgcagtgagcagagatcatgccactgcattccagcctgggcaacagagcaagactctgtctcaaaaaaaaaaaaaaaagaaaaaaaaaatccatgctggAGGACTCTCCACCTCTTGCCATTCATCCTTCAGCCCCTGGAGGGGATCCTACACTGCagcagggaaggaaagaagagttgATGCCACCCACTAGGAAATGAGACAGTGGTAGCTGGGAAGTCTGAGGGGCAGTCCAGGACCCTTTCACTAAGTCCTAGTTCCCAACTTTCTTCCTTCATTGTCCCAGCACCCCAAGTGTTCCATAAAAGGTGAGCCTcagctgggcatgtggctcacgtctgtaatcccagcactttgggaggctgaggctggcggatcacttgaggtcaggaatttgagaccagcctggccagcatggtgaaaccccatctctactaaaaatacaaaaaaaatttgccgggcctagtggcacatgcctgcagttccagctacctgggaggctgatgcaggagaacgacttgaacctaggaggtggaggttgcagtgagccgagatcgtgccattgcactccagcctgggtgacagggcaagactccatctcaaaaaaaaaaaaaaaaaaggtgagccTCAGGACCAGGACGGCTCTGGCTGGGGGAGCCAAGGAAgctgccccctcccccacacaGCACAGAGGAAGGGTGCACACTGGCTTCCTCCTCCCCGCCTAGCAGCAGCTCAGCAGTCCCTGGGCCCCACCAAAGGCCTGTGAAGTGGCACTTCCTTTGCCTTTGCTAATTTCACATGAGGCTGTACAGAAGTGCCATCCTCCCAATCCTGGCACCCCCACCTGAAAATACCCACAGAGAGACCCAGGGCTACCCAGTCCCTTTAGCCCCGCCCAAGGTTTGAGGGGGTTTCCACAAGGGAAAATAACATCAGGGAGGAAACTCCGGCATCTATTTTCCACCGTCAGTGAGGCAGAGCCGGAGCAGGAGACAGGGTACTCCATCTTACTACCCCCTGGCAAAATCCCCAACATTCTTTGCCTTCTTATCTCTCAAGCTCTAACAATCCTTGTGCTTGGAGAAAGGGCCACAGTTCTATCCCTGGACAGATATATATGTAGAGACTACTCAGACCTGTCAAATTGAGGCTGATAAGACATGAGGGCCCAGAGTGAGGGGCACTGCTATGAGTCTCTTGGGGGAGGAAGAGTCAGAGCCATGATGTTCACTGTCCCCTTTGGAGGTACTGATATGCAACTCCTTAATGATGAAATGGAGCCAAGAGAAACCAAGTTGACAAGGATTATATACAGTTGGTAGCAAATCTAGGACAAGGATCGGGTCTTCTAACCTCCATCCTTATGCTACTTCTACAAAGGAGAGAAGGTGAGGATTCTAACTCCAGCCTGAGAATGGACCAACCATCTCTTTAACCTCATTCAGGACAACCCCACCATAGTTTATTCCTTCAGAAAATGGACCAAAGGGTGGGTTGACTTACATCTGAGCCCTTTTTGCTTCTAAGTTCCCAGGCCCTCATGCCTAGCCCATCCTGGTGCATTTATGATTTAGAACTGACATTACTCAACAGTCAGCCACTCTGGCCCTGCCCTAACTGAGAAGCTCCTCCTCTGGCCTCTAGCTCCTGGAGAGATGCCCTCCCCCCATATGAAATGAGGACAAAAGAGGAAGCTGGACCCTGGACAGGAAAACCAGTCTGATCTGGGGAGGTGGCCCAGGCTTTGTCTTTGGTTTCCCTCCTCAGCTCTTCTCACGGACCCCTACTGACCTCACTGCTAATGGGTCTACAATATATAGAAGGAGTCTTCAGTGTGGGCCTGAGCCCCCTTCTTCACGTCACAACCTTGACATGTTTAGCCAAGACTTTAGTGGCAGCCTCCTAGGTTGTAGCCACCACCTCCCTTCACCCCCCAATATTTTCCCATTAAAATCTCTCCCGCCCTGGTCACATTTTTTCCAACAATGCCTTTTTTGCAATTAGCTCAAACTTCCAATGGGACCAGATCTCACCTCGGAGAATCCCTGTCTCACCCATCTTGTCTTTACCATCAGAGCCCTGTGGGTTTGCTCAGTTACGCAGAATACTAAAGTGACTACTGGTTTGCCAGCCTAGAAATTGGGACTCCTGGGGTTTTTATCAAGCTGTGATGCTGGGAAAGTGCCTTGTATGCACATCCTTCTCTAAACTGGGCTTTTATGTAGGTCCCTGGGATTTCTTCCCGCAGCCACACTTCTGTACCTCcaagaaatgcaaagaaagacAGGTGGGTGGAAGGGAAGGACGGGAAGAAGAACAATTCATGGGAGAGGGACGACTGTGCCATGGGAAGATGACAGAATGGGGAACAGGGAGAGCCCTTAAATTTAGCTGTAGCACTTAACTCCCctctacttctcttttttttctagtggAGAGAAATGAATACAGATGACTGGAGGAGGTAGATAGAAGCAAGATCCTCAGCATGCACCCCAAAAGCTTGAGGAAGGAGCTCTAGAGTGGAAACAACAAGAGCTTCCATAGCCAGGATGGACTGAAGTTAAATTTGGGAAGAATTCCGGAGAAGGAATAGGGTCCTAGGTGAGATGGGGAATATTAAGGATGCCTGAAGGCAGAGGGGTCAGTACAACTCCAGAGGGCTTCCTGGTCACTAAGGCCCTGATGCAGACCAGGGCATCTGGGTACCCGGCCTAGGCAGGCCCCGGAAGGCAGCAGGAAAGGAGCAGACACCTTTGCCTCAACCGCTTCTTAATTCAAAACTAAAACAGTTAAGTTCGAAGTTAGACCAGCTGCAGTCTTTCCTCCAGaatcctgcctttgcctcctcccTTTATTTCCATCACACCCAAGTTGGTCCCATTCTTTCCACCAGGTGATGCTGGAACTAGTAGGTAATGGAGTCAGGGACCTTCAGGCTGTCTCCCGGCTTCCAGGCCTGGCCCCTTGGTCAAGCACCACAGGTTGGGGTGATTTTGATTTCCCAGGGCCTCTCTTACCAGTCTTATTCCTGTGTTACCCTACCCTGACTGCTAGAGACTGCTTCCTCCTGCCTAACCACAACCTCACTCACTGCAGGTTCCCTTCATTTTGCTGGTTTCCCCTTGGGCCCTCTCAAGGC
The genomic region above belongs to Papio anubis isolate 15944 chromosome 12, Panubis1.0, whole genome shotgun sequence and contains:
- the RHOG gene encoding rho-related GTP-binding protein RhoG encodes the protein MQSIKCVVVGDGAVGKTCLLICYTTNAFPKEYIPTVFDNYSAQSAVDGRTVNLNLWDTAGQEEYDRLRTLSYPQTNVFVICFSIASPPSYENVRHKWHPEVCHHCPDVPILLVGTKKDLRAQPDTLRRLKEQGQAPITPQQGQALAKQIHAVRYLECSALQQDGVKEVFAEAVRAVLNPTPIKRGRSCVLL